Proteins from a single region of Oryza brachyantha chromosome 6, ObraRS2, whole genome shotgun sequence:
- the LOC102706761 gene encoding putative lipase YDR444W isoform X2: MASTLSAPCRHRSCYTTGRERRLLRPSTACSTSTTGRPSGLNSAGYLYCNQTFITRGSRVSHSSMDVSQSKRGPDHLLILVHGIIASPSDWTYGEAVLKRRLGDNFFIYESSLEAGCTNYRVPLHYCASSSNIYTKTFEGIDVAGRRLANEVFDVVQKIAGLRKISFVAHSLGGLFARYAISILYSTEMKDTSQGAAGMAPRTGGSEKLECTSRFGAIAGLEPINFVTLATPHLGVRGKNQLPFLQGLPILEKLAAPLAPFVVGRTGAQLFLTDGEPSKPPLLLQMASDHEDKKFISALTAFKNRILYANVSYDHMVGWRTSSIRREKDLTKPSHRSLDGYRHIVNMEYCSPVSSDYPHFPWQAARAKEAAQSRPNKENTEEYHQMIEEEMVHGLQRVGWKKVDVNFHRALWPYSAHNNIHVKNEWLHNAGAGVIAHVADSIKQQESRKHFPANL, from the exons ATGGCGTCCACGCTTTCCGCTCCTTGCCGCCACCGCTCCTGTTATACCACTGGCCGCgaacgccgcctcctccgtccCTCCACCGCCTGCTCTACTTCTACCACCGGCCGGCCGTCAG GACTGAACAGTGCCGGATACCTTTATTGCAACCAAACTTTCATCACTAGGGGAAGTCGTGTATCGCATTCTTCCATGGATGTATCCCAAAGCAAGCGAGGACCAGATCATCTGCTAATTCTTGTCCATGGCATCATTGCAAG CCCCAGTGACTGGACCTATGGAGAAGCAGTGCTAAAGAGGCGTTTAGGTGacaattttttcatctatg AATCGAGCTTAGAAGCAGGATGCACAAACTACAGAGTACCACTGCATTACTGTG CTAGTTCATCAAACATCTAcaccaaaacttttgaagGGATTGATGTCGCTGGAAGAAGATTAGCAAATGAA GTATTTGATGTGGTTCAGAAGATTGCTGGATTGAGAAAGATTTCATTCGTAGCACATTCTTTGGGTGGTTTGTTTGCTAGATATGCCATTTCTATCCTTTATTCAACTGAAATGAAGGATACAAGTCAAGGTGCTGCTGGTATGGCTCCTAGAACTGGAGGGTCTGAAAAGCTGGAATGCACTTCAAGATTTGGTGCAATTGCTGGGCTCGAaccaattaattttgttacctTAGCAACCCCACACCTTGGTGTTAGAGGGAAAAATCAG CTTCCTTTTCTTCAAGGGCTACCTATTCTAGAAAAGCTTGCTGCACCTTTGGCTCCCTTTGTTGTCGGGCGCACTGGTGCTCAACTCTTTCTCACTGATGGTGAACCTAGCAAGCCACCTCTTCTACTTCAGATGGCATCTGATCATGAGgacaaaaaatttat ATCTGCACTAACAGCTTTCAAGAACCGCATTTTGTATGCTAATGTTTCATATGACC ATATGGTCGGCTGGCGAACATCTTCaataagaagagaaaaagatcTTACAAAG CCCTCGCATCGTTCACTGGATGGCTATAGGCATATTGTGAACATGGAATATTGTTCACCTGTATCATCTGATTATCCACATTTCCCTTGGCAAGCTGCCAGAGCTAAAGAAGCTGCACAGAGTAGaccaaacaaagaaaacacTGAAGAATACCACCAAATGATCGAAG AGGAGATGGTTCATGGCTTGCAGAGAGTCGGTTGGAAGAAAGTAGATGTCAACTTCCATAGAGCACTATGGCCTTACTCTGCTCACAACAACATACAT GTTAAGAATGAGTGGCTTCACAATGCCGGTGCCGGAGTCATCGCCCATGTGGCGGACAGCATAAAACAGCAAGAGTCACGGAAACATTTTCCTGCCAACCTATAA
- the LOC102706761 gene encoding putative lipase YDR444W isoform X1: MASTLSAPCRHRSCYTTGRERRLLRPSTACSTSTTGRPSGLNSAGYLYCNQTFITRGSRVSHSSMDVSQSKRGPDHLLILVHGIIASPSDWTYGEAVLKRRLGDNFFIYESSLEAGCTNYRVPLHYCASSSNIYTKTFEGIDVAGRRLANEQVFDVVQKIAGLRKISFVAHSLGGLFARYAISILYSTEMKDTSQGAAGMAPRTGGSEKLECTSRFGAIAGLEPINFVTLATPHLGVRGKNQLPFLQGLPILEKLAAPLAPFVVGRTGAQLFLTDGEPSKPPLLLQMASDHEDKKFISALTAFKNRILYANVSYDHMVGWRTSSIRREKDLTKPSHRSLDGYRHIVNMEYCSPVSSDYPHFPWQAARAKEAAQSRPNKENTEEYHQMIEEEMVHGLQRVGWKKVDVNFHRALWPYSAHNNIHVKNEWLHNAGAGVIAHVADSIKQQESRKHFPANL; encoded by the exons ATGGCGTCCACGCTTTCCGCTCCTTGCCGCCACCGCTCCTGTTATACCACTGGCCGCgaacgccgcctcctccgtccCTCCACCGCCTGCTCTACTTCTACCACCGGCCGGCCGTCAG GACTGAACAGTGCCGGATACCTTTATTGCAACCAAACTTTCATCACTAGGGGAAGTCGTGTATCGCATTCTTCCATGGATGTATCCCAAAGCAAGCGAGGACCAGATCATCTGCTAATTCTTGTCCATGGCATCATTGCAAG CCCCAGTGACTGGACCTATGGAGAAGCAGTGCTAAAGAGGCGTTTAGGTGacaattttttcatctatg AATCGAGCTTAGAAGCAGGATGCACAAACTACAGAGTACCACTGCATTACTGTG CTAGTTCATCAAACATCTAcaccaaaacttttgaagGGATTGATGTCGCTGGAAGAAGATTAGCAAATGAA CAGGTATTTGATGTGGTTCAGAAGATTGCTGGATTGAGAAAGATTTCATTCGTAGCACATTCTTTGGGTGGTTTGTTTGCTAGATATGCCATTTCTATCCTTTATTCAACTGAAATGAAGGATACAAGTCAAGGTGCTGCTGGTATGGCTCCTAGAACTGGAGGGTCTGAAAAGCTGGAATGCACTTCAAGATTTGGTGCAATTGCTGGGCTCGAaccaattaattttgttacctTAGCAACCCCACACCTTGGTGTTAGAGGGAAAAATCAG CTTCCTTTTCTTCAAGGGCTACCTATTCTAGAAAAGCTTGCTGCACCTTTGGCTCCCTTTGTTGTCGGGCGCACTGGTGCTCAACTCTTTCTCACTGATGGTGAACCTAGCAAGCCACCTCTTCTACTTCAGATGGCATCTGATCATGAGgacaaaaaatttat ATCTGCACTAACAGCTTTCAAGAACCGCATTTTGTATGCTAATGTTTCATATGACC ATATGGTCGGCTGGCGAACATCTTCaataagaagagaaaaagatcTTACAAAG CCCTCGCATCGTTCACTGGATGGCTATAGGCATATTGTGAACATGGAATATTGTTCACCTGTATCATCTGATTATCCACATTTCCCTTGGCAAGCTGCCAGAGCTAAAGAAGCTGCACAGAGTAGaccaaacaaagaaaacacTGAAGAATACCACCAAATGATCGAAG AGGAGATGGTTCATGGCTTGCAGAGAGTCGGTTGGAAGAAAGTAGATGTCAACTTCCATAGAGCACTATGGCCTTACTCTGCTCACAACAACATACAT GTTAAGAATGAGTGGCTTCACAATGCCGGTGCCGGAGTCATCGCCCATGTGGCGGACAGCATAAAACAGCAAGAGTCACGGAAACATTTTCCTGCCAACCTATAA
- the LOC102706761 gene encoding putative lipase YDR444W isoform X3, with protein MASTLSAPCRHRSCYTTGRERRLLRPSTACSTSTTGRPSGLNSAGYLYCNQTFITRGSRVSHSSMDVSQSKRGPDHLLILVHGIIASPSDWTYGEAVLKRRLGDNFFIYASSSNIYTKTFEGIDVAGRRLANEQVFDVVQKIAGLRKISFVAHSLGGLFARYAISILYSTEMKDTSQGAAGMAPRTGGSEKLECTSRFGAIAGLEPINFVTLATPHLGVRGKNQLPFLQGLPILEKLAAPLAPFVVGRTGAQLFLTDGEPSKPPLLLQMASDHEDKKFISALTAFKNRILYANVSYDHMVGWRTSSIRREKDLTKPSHRSLDGYRHIVNMEYCSPVSSDYPHFPWQAARAKEAAQSRPNKENTEEYHQMIEEEMVHGLQRVGWKKVDVNFHRALWPYSAHNNIHVKNEWLHNAGAGVIAHVADSIKQQESRKHFPANL; from the exons ATGGCGTCCACGCTTTCCGCTCCTTGCCGCCACCGCTCCTGTTATACCACTGGCCGCgaacgccgcctcctccgtccCTCCACCGCCTGCTCTACTTCTACCACCGGCCGGCCGTCAG GACTGAACAGTGCCGGATACCTTTATTGCAACCAAACTTTCATCACTAGGGGAAGTCGTGTATCGCATTCTTCCATGGATGTATCCCAAAGCAAGCGAGGACCAGATCATCTGCTAATTCTTGTCCATGGCATCATTGCAAG CCCCAGTGACTGGACCTATGGAGAAGCAGTGCTAAAGAGGCGTTTAGGTGacaattttttcatctatg CTAGTTCATCAAACATCTAcaccaaaacttttgaagGGATTGATGTCGCTGGAAGAAGATTAGCAAATGAA CAGGTATTTGATGTGGTTCAGAAGATTGCTGGATTGAGAAAGATTTCATTCGTAGCACATTCTTTGGGTGGTTTGTTTGCTAGATATGCCATTTCTATCCTTTATTCAACTGAAATGAAGGATACAAGTCAAGGTGCTGCTGGTATGGCTCCTAGAACTGGAGGGTCTGAAAAGCTGGAATGCACTTCAAGATTTGGTGCAATTGCTGGGCTCGAaccaattaattttgttacctTAGCAACCCCACACCTTGGTGTTAGAGGGAAAAATCAG CTTCCTTTTCTTCAAGGGCTACCTATTCTAGAAAAGCTTGCTGCACCTTTGGCTCCCTTTGTTGTCGGGCGCACTGGTGCTCAACTCTTTCTCACTGATGGTGAACCTAGCAAGCCACCTCTTCTACTTCAGATGGCATCTGATCATGAGgacaaaaaatttat ATCTGCACTAACAGCTTTCAAGAACCGCATTTTGTATGCTAATGTTTCATATGACC ATATGGTCGGCTGGCGAACATCTTCaataagaagagaaaaagatcTTACAAAG CCCTCGCATCGTTCACTGGATGGCTATAGGCATATTGTGAACATGGAATATTGTTCACCTGTATCATCTGATTATCCACATTTCCCTTGGCAAGCTGCCAGAGCTAAAGAAGCTGCACAGAGTAGaccaaacaaagaaaacacTGAAGAATACCACCAAATGATCGAAG AGGAGATGGTTCATGGCTTGCAGAGAGTCGGTTGGAAGAAAGTAGATGTCAACTTCCATAGAGCACTATGGCCTTACTCTGCTCACAACAACATACAT GTTAAGAATGAGTGGCTTCACAATGCCGGTGCCGGAGTCATCGCCCATGTGGCGGACAGCATAAAACAGCAAGAGTCACGGAAACATTTTCCTGCCAACCTATAA
- the LOC102706761 gene encoding putative lipase YDR444W isoform X4 has protein sequence MASTLSAPCRHRSCYTTGRERRLLRPSTACSTSTTGRPSGLNSAGYLYCNQTFITRGSRVSHSSMDVSQSKRGPDHLLILVHGIIASPSDWTYGEAVLKRRLGDNFFIYASSSNIYTKTFEGIDVAGRRLANEVFDVVQKIAGLRKISFVAHSLGGLFARYAISILYSTEMKDTSQGAAGMAPRTGGSEKLECTSRFGAIAGLEPINFVTLATPHLGVRGKNQLPFLQGLPILEKLAAPLAPFVVGRTGAQLFLTDGEPSKPPLLLQMASDHEDKKFISALTAFKNRILYANVSYDHMVGWRTSSIRREKDLTKPSHRSLDGYRHIVNMEYCSPVSSDYPHFPWQAARAKEAAQSRPNKENTEEYHQMIEEEMVHGLQRVGWKKVDVNFHRALWPYSAHNNIHVKNEWLHNAGAGVIAHVADSIKQQESRKHFPANL, from the exons ATGGCGTCCACGCTTTCCGCTCCTTGCCGCCACCGCTCCTGTTATACCACTGGCCGCgaacgccgcctcctccgtccCTCCACCGCCTGCTCTACTTCTACCACCGGCCGGCCGTCAG GACTGAACAGTGCCGGATACCTTTATTGCAACCAAACTTTCATCACTAGGGGAAGTCGTGTATCGCATTCTTCCATGGATGTATCCCAAAGCAAGCGAGGACCAGATCATCTGCTAATTCTTGTCCATGGCATCATTGCAAG CCCCAGTGACTGGACCTATGGAGAAGCAGTGCTAAAGAGGCGTTTAGGTGacaattttttcatctatg CTAGTTCATCAAACATCTAcaccaaaacttttgaagGGATTGATGTCGCTGGAAGAAGATTAGCAAATGAA GTATTTGATGTGGTTCAGAAGATTGCTGGATTGAGAAAGATTTCATTCGTAGCACATTCTTTGGGTGGTTTGTTTGCTAGATATGCCATTTCTATCCTTTATTCAACTGAAATGAAGGATACAAGTCAAGGTGCTGCTGGTATGGCTCCTAGAACTGGAGGGTCTGAAAAGCTGGAATGCACTTCAAGATTTGGTGCAATTGCTGGGCTCGAaccaattaattttgttacctTAGCAACCCCACACCTTGGTGTTAGAGGGAAAAATCAG CTTCCTTTTCTTCAAGGGCTACCTATTCTAGAAAAGCTTGCTGCACCTTTGGCTCCCTTTGTTGTCGGGCGCACTGGTGCTCAACTCTTTCTCACTGATGGTGAACCTAGCAAGCCACCTCTTCTACTTCAGATGGCATCTGATCATGAGgacaaaaaatttat ATCTGCACTAACAGCTTTCAAGAACCGCATTTTGTATGCTAATGTTTCATATGACC ATATGGTCGGCTGGCGAACATCTTCaataagaagagaaaaagatcTTACAAAG CCCTCGCATCGTTCACTGGATGGCTATAGGCATATTGTGAACATGGAATATTGTTCACCTGTATCATCTGATTATCCACATTTCCCTTGGCAAGCTGCCAGAGCTAAAGAAGCTGCACAGAGTAGaccaaacaaagaaaacacTGAAGAATACCACCAAATGATCGAAG AGGAGATGGTTCATGGCTTGCAGAGAGTCGGTTGGAAGAAAGTAGATGTCAACTTCCATAGAGCACTATGGCCTTACTCTGCTCACAACAACATACAT GTTAAGAATGAGTGGCTTCACAATGCCGGTGCCGGAGTCATCGCCCATGTGGCGGACAGCATAAAACAGCAAGAGTCACGGAAACATTTTCCTGCCAACCTATAA
- the LOC102706761 gene encoding putative lipase YDL109C isoform X5 gives MDVSQSKRGPDHLLILVHGIIASPSDWTYGEAVLKRRLGDNFFIYESSLEAGCTNYRVPLHYCASSSNIYTKTFEGIDVAGRRLANEQVFDVVQKIAGLRKISFVAHSLGGLFARYAISILYSTEMKDTSQGAAGMAPRTGGSEKLECTSRFGAIAGLEPINFVTLATPHLGVRGKNQLPFLQGLPILEKLAAPLAPFVVGRTGAQLFLTDGEPSKPPLLLQMASDHEDKKFISALTAFKNRILYANVSYDHMVGWRTSSIRREKDLTKPSHRSLDGYRHIVNMEYCSPVSSDYPHFPWQAARAKEAAQSRPNKENTEEYHQMIEEEMVHGLQRVGWKKVDVNFHRALWPYSAHNNIHVKNEWLHNAGAGVIAHVADSIKQQESRKHFPANL, from the exons ATGGATGTATCCCAAAGCAAGCGAGGACCAGATCATCTGCTAATTCTTGTCCATGGCATCATTGCAAG CCCCAGTGACTGGACCTATGGAGAAGCAGTGCTAAAGAGGCGTTTAGGTGacaattttttcatctatg AATCGAGCTTAGAAGCAGGATGCACAAACTACAGAGTACCACTGCATTACTGTG CTAGTTCATCAAACATCTAcaccaaaacttttgaagGGATTGATGTCGCTGGAAGAAGATTAGCAAATGAA CAGGTATTTGATGTGGTTCAGAAGATTGCTGGATTGAGAAAGATTTCATTCGTAGCACATTCTTTGGGTGGTTTGTTTGCTAGATATGCCATTTCTATCCTTTATTCAACTGAAATGAAGGATACAAGTCAAGGTGCTGCTGGTATGGCTCCTAGAACTGGAGGGTCTGAAAAGCTGGAATGCACTTCAAGATTTGGTGCAATTGCTGGGCTCGAaccaattaattttgttacctTAGCAACCCCACACCTTGGTGTTAGAGGGAAAAATCAG CTTCCTTTTCTTCAAGGGCTACCTATTCTAGAAAAGCTTGCTGCACCTTTGGCTCCCTTTGTTGTCGGGCGCACTGGTGCTCAACTCTTTCTCACTGATGGTGAACCTAGCAAGCCACCTCTTCTACTTCAGATGGCATCTGATCATGAGgacaaaaaatttat ATCTGCACTAACAGCTTTCAAGAACCGCATTTTGTATGCTAATGTTTCATATGACC ATATGGTCGGCTGGCGAACATCTTCaataagaagagaaaaagatcTTACAAAG CCCTCGCATCGTTCACTGGATGGCTATAGGCATATTGTGAACATGGAATATTGTTCACCTGTATCATCTGATTATCCACATTTCCCTTGGCAAGCTGCCAGAGCTAAAGAAGCTGCACAGAGTAGaccaaacaaagaaaacacTGAAGAATACCACCAAATGATCGAAG AGGAGATGGTTCATGGCTTGCAGAGAGTCGGTTGGAAGAAAGTAGATGTCAACTTCCATAGAGCACTATGGCCTTACTCTGCTCACAACAACATACAT GTTAAGAATGAGTGGCTTCACAATGCCGGTGCCGGAGTCATCGCCCATGTGGCGGACAGCATAAAACAGCAAGAGTCACGGAAACATTTTCCTGCCAACCTATAA
- the LOC102707778 gene encoding mitogen-activated protein kinase 1, whose amino-acid sequence MDAGAQPPDTEMAEAGAGAGDGQQPAAAGAGMMENIQATLSHGGRFIQYNIFGNVFEVTAKYKPPILPIGKGAYGIVCSALNSETGEQVAIKKIANAFDNKIDAKRTLREIKLLRHMDHENIVAIRDIIPPPQRNSFNDVYIAYELMDTDLHQIIRSNQALSEEHCQYFLYQILRGLKYIHSANVLHRDLKPSNLLLNANCDLKICDFGLARTTSETDFMTEYVVTRWYRAPELLLNSSEYTAAIDVWSVGCIFMELMDRKPLFPGRDHVHQLRLLMELIGTPNEADLDFVNENARRYIRQLPRHARQSFPEKFPHVHPLAIDLVEKMLTFDPRQRITVEGALAHPYLASLHDISDEPVCSSPFSFDFEQHALSEEQMKDLIHQEGIAFNPDYQ is encoded by the exons ATGGACGCCGGGGCGCAGCCGCCGGACACGGAGATGGCGGAGGCCGGCGCTGGGGCTGGGGACGggcagcagccggcggcggcgggggcggggatGATGGAGAACATCCAGGCGACGCTGAGCCATGGCGGGAGGTTCATCCAGTACAACATCTTCGGGAACGTGTTCGAGGTCACCGCCAAGTACAAGCCCCCCATCCTCCCCATCGGCAAGGGCGCCTACGGCATCGTCTG CTCGGCGCTCAACTCGGAGACGGGGGAGCAGGTGGCGATCAAGAAGATCGCCAACGCGTTCGACAACAAGATCGACGCCAAGCGCACGCTCCGGGAGATCAAGCTGCTCCGCCACATGGACCACGAGAAT ATAGTTGCCATAAGGGATATCATACCTCCTCCACAGAGAAATTCATTCAATGATGTTTATATTGCTTATGAATTGATGGATACTGATCTGCATCAAATAATTCGCTCAAATCAAGCATTGTCAGAGGAGCACTGCCAG TATTTCCTTTATCAGATTCTTCGTGGCTTGAAGTATATACATTCAGCAAATGTCCTTCACCGGGACTTGAAGCCTAGCAACCTACTTTTGAATGCAAATTGCGATCTCAAAATTTGTGATTTTGGACTTGCTCGTACCACCTCAGAAACTGATTTTATGACTGAGTATGTTGTCACAAGATGGTATAGGGCACCGGAACTTCTGTTGAATTCCTCTGAATATACTGCAGCGATTGATGTGTGGTCAGTGGGCTGTATTTTTATGGAACTCATGGATCGGAAGCCTTTGTTTCCTGGAAGAGATCATGTCCATCAACTGCGTCTACTAATGGAG CTCATTGGGACGCCAAACGAGGCTGATCTGgattttgtaaatgaaaatgcCAGAAGATACATCCGTCAACTTCCACGCCATGCAAGGCAGTCCTTTCCTGAAAAATTTCCACATGTTCATCCTTTGGCAATTGACCTGGTTGAGAAGATGTTGACGTTTGATCCTAGGCAGAGAATAACAG TTGAAGGTGCCCTTGCACATCCTTACCTGGCATCACTGCATGACATAAGTGACGAGCCAGTCTGCTCATCACCCTTCAGCTTTGACTTCGAGCAGCATGCATTGTCCGAGGAACAAATGAAGGATCTAATCCACCAAGAAGGCATTGCTTTCAACCCTGATTACCAGTAG